One Pyxicephalus adspersus chromosome 3, UCB_Pads_2.0, whole genome shotgun sequence genomic window carries:
- the NEUROG2 gene encoding neurogenin-2 yields the protein MVKREYREEEEMSPESSLSPPCSLSSSQPSPHPSSSDDEHPLTPAEDSKKPKRNRARSSNKSGELVTKIKKSRRLKANNRERKRMHHLNSALDALREVLPTFPEDAKLTKIETLRFAHNYIWALSETLRLADQLHGCTEPPMLHHDCPPSPSPSPSWSCSSSPSSASCGSPDSPDTCTADILDYWQPADPRLHPALSQQHLLLPANMTFV from the coding sequence ATGGTGAAGCGTGAatacagagaggaggaggagatgtccCCTGAGAGCTCGCTGTCCCCTCCGTGCTCGCTGTCCTCCTCCCAGCCGTCACCTCACCCCAGCAGCTCGGATGACGAGCATCCCCTCACCCCCGCCGAGGACAGTAAGAAGCCGAAACGTAACCGAGCCAGGAGCAGCAACAAAAGCGGGGAGCTGGTGACCAAAATCAAGAAGAGCCGGAGGCTGAAAGCCAACAACCGGGAGAGGAAACGCATGCACCACCTGAACTCTGCCCTGGACGCCCTGAGAGAAGTGCTGCCCACCTTCCCGGAGGATGCCAAGCTCACCAAGATCGAGACTCTAAGATTCGCCCACAACTACATCTGGGCGCTGTCAGAGACCCTGCGCCTGGCAGACCAGCTGCACGGATGTACCGAGCCCCCCATGCTGCACCATGACTGCCCGCCATCACCCAGCCCATCCCCCTCCTGGAGCTGCTCCTCATCCCCATCCTCCGCTTCCTGCGGATCCCCGGACAGCCCTGACACCTGCACTGCCGACATCCTGGACTACTGGCAGCCGGCGGATCCCCGCCTGCACCCAGCACTCAGCCAGCAGCATCTCCTGCTGCCTGCCAACATGACTTTCGTATGA